GTATTATTCGCACGTAGAATAGATTCATTTTCTACAAGGGTTAGCCGTCGgattttctggataattttCCACTGTGACAGGGCCCGGCTGAAGTCTGTTTATGATGGAGGTTAAGTTCTTGCTGTTGCATTTGTCGTATCGGCAGGTCCAGCAGTAATAATCCTGTTCGTGTTGGGTTCCCACCATCCTCTTGATCTTATCGCAATACAGCTTAGGATCGACGTAAAGGCAAGTCCTTTCTACTGTAACGACTTGTTTTTTCGAAGAAAGCGTCCCGGCAGCTATGGCACAACCAACAGCGTCGTTTCTACAACGTTCCACTCGTCGATTAGCAAGGACAGCACACGAGTCCAAACCCTCACCTATACAGGTGTAGCA
Above is a window of Coccinella septempunctata chromosome 5, icCocSept1.1, whole genome shotgun sequence DNA encoding:
- the LOC123313236 gene encoding uncharacterized protein LOC123313236; the protein is MHRTYVTLILIIKTLSAVKGQYASCYTCIGEGLDSCAVLANRRVERCRNDAVGCAIAAGTLSSKKQVVTVERTCLYVDPKLYCDKIKRMVGTQHEQDYYCWTCRYDKCNSKNLTSIINRLQPGPVTVENYPENPTANPCRK